One Colius striatus isolate bColStr4 chromosome 7, bColStr4.1.hap1, whole genome shotgun sequence DNA segment encodes these proteins:
- the DUSP8 gene encoding dual specificity protein phosphatase 8 isoform X2, with the protein MPVDVPLAPPEDQFWTEMREGQMKLKIRVRRMKESRDMRGGFATFSSCFPGLCEGKPAAILPMSISQPCLPVANVGPTRILPHLYLGSQKDVLNKDLMTQNGISYVLNASNSCPKPDFICDSHFMRIPVNDNYCEKLLPWLDKSIEFIDKAKVSSCQVIVHCLAGISRSATIAIAYIMKTMGMSSDDAYRFVKDRRPSISPNFNFLGQLLEYERSLKLLKALKSKGDRGEGDVQPDPVEAAEGSRNPPPPTSEKAEEVPRGAGSASPHSDPERHGGTPKVLSPTALQQGLNGLHLSSERIQDTNRLKRSFSLDIKSAYSPGLRQDPPSAPGPGDAPKLCKLDSPSGPSGLGPFSPGADSPDWPSGPDVLLEAKVRQRRKHRHPAGSPAHGLSLNVGGACAARKSPGAEDGLPPRLSQPATATTAAASATAAWSGVHLESPSTPSSEAGWYFGMDSGSAGGSGGSLFGSPGPYPAPFGCGGVAGSCEIRLRDKARAEPRDGRHSWHEEAGAEKQFKRRSCQMEFEETMSEGRAREELGKISKQSSFSGSMEIIEVS; encoded by the exons CGGGGCTCTGCGAGGGGAAGCCAGCTGCCATCCTGCCGATGAGCATCTCCCAGCCGTGCTTGCCTGTGGCCAACGTCGGACCTACGCGCATCCTGCCCCATCTCTACCTGGGCTCCCAGAAAGATGTCCTGAACAAG GACTTGATGACGCAGAACGGGATAAGCTATGTCCTCAATGCCAGCAACTCCTGTCCCAAGCCAGACTTCATCTGTGATAGTCACTTCATGCGCATTCCTGTCAATGACAACTACTGTGAGAAGCTGCTTCCGTGGCTGGACAAATCCATTGAATTCATTG aCAAGGCCAAGGTGTCCAGCTGCCAGGTGATTGTGCACTGCTTGGCCGGGATATCACGGTCAGCCACCATTGCCATTGCCTACATCATGAAGACCATGGGTATGTCGTCAGATGATGCTTACAG GTTCGTTAAGGACCGTCGCCCATCCATCTCACCCAACTTCAACTTCCTGGGCCAACTCCTGGAGTACGAGAGGAGCCTGAAGCTCCTGAAGGCCTTGAAGTCAAAGGGCGACCGGGGCGAGGGGGATGTCCAGCCAGACCCGGTGGAAGCGGCCGAGGGCAGCCGGAATCCCCCACCACCTACCTCAGAGAAGGCCGAGGAGGTGCCGAGAGGCGCGGGCTCGGCGTCCCCCCACAGCGACCCTGAGCGGCACGGCGGGACCCCCAAGGTGCTGTCGCCCACCGCCCTGCAGCAGGGGCTCAATGGCTTGCACCTCTCGTCTGAGCGCATCCAGGACACCAACCGCCTGAAACGCTCCTTCTCCCTGGACATCAAGTCTGCCTACTCGCCTGGCCTGCGGCAGGACCCTCCCAGCGCCCCCGGTCCCGGGGATGCCCCCAAGCTCTGCAAGCTGGACAGCCCCTCAGGCCCCAGCGGCCTCGGGCCCTTCTCCCCGGGAGCAGACAGCCCCGACTGGCCCAGCGGGCCCGACGTGCTGCTGGAGGCCAAGGTGAGGCAGCGACGCAAGCACCGGCACCCGGCAGGCTCGCCGGCCCACGGGCTCAGTCTCAACGTCGGCGGGGCTTGTGCCGCACGCAAGAGCCCCGGCGCTGAGGACGGGCTGCCACCGCGGCTCAGCCAGCCAGCCACCGCCACCACTGCCGCCGCGTCGGCCACCGCTGCCTGGAGTGGGGTGCACCTGGAGTCTCCCAGCACCCCCTCCAGCGAGGCCGGCTGGTACTTCGGCATGGACTCCGGCAGTGCCGGTGGGAGTGGCGGGAGCCTGTTTGGCAGCCCTGGCCCGTACCCAGCACCATTCGGCTGCGGTGGCGTGGCAGGCAGCTGCGAGATCAGACTGAGGGACAAGGCACGAGCTGAGCCGCGGGACGGGCGGCACAGCTGgcatgaggaggctggcgccgAGAAGCAATTCAAGCGGAGGAGCTGTCAGATGGAATTTGAGGAGACCATGTCCGAGGGCAGGGCCCGGGAAGAGCTGGGGAAAATCAGCAAACAGTCCAGCTTCTCGGGCAGCATGGAGATCATTGAGgtgtcctga